Part of the Arcobacter sp. LA11 genome, ATTAATCATTAACTCATCATCTTTAATAAGCTCTTTTGTTTTAGAGATATTATCATTTACTATTTTTGCCATAATACCAATTTCATCGTTACTATCAATTGCAATTGGGTTTGCAATATTAGTTTCTTTATTTAAAAATTTAAAGAAACCTAGCAATCCGTCTTGAAAAATCTTAATTTTTGCTGCAATTTGTCTTGGGATGATAATTGCACATAAGATTACTAAAATAAAAACTATACTAGCAATAATTAAAGATATTTTCATTATATTTTCATTTTGTTCTGCAACTGCTGGACCAATAGTATCTTGGTCTTTTTTTATCGATAATTTAATATCTTCAGATAACTTTGCAATTTCAGGCCCAATTTTATTAAGTTTATTTTGAACAATATCATTTCTTTGTTCTATTATTTTAACAATATCATGAACACCTTTTATATATATTGAAATTAAAGAAATAGATTCTTGTAACTGCTTTTTTCTAAGAGGATTTTGAATTTCACTTTGAATATAATCTAATTGTTTTTCTAATACTGCAAACTCTTTATTAGCCCTAGTTGCATCCTTATGTGCATTAGACTTAAGATATTTTGCGGTATATAATCTAGCTAAAAGAAGTGTTCTTATACCTTTTGCAGTAGCTAAAGCTGCCTCTTTATCCCCATCATTGTCTGCACTAGTCATAACAGCAGTTAAAAGTTGTTCAATTTTCTTTCCATTTATGTCTAAATTCTTGTTAACAATATCATTTCTTTTATTCATATCTTCTATAACTTTAAAAAATGATTCTTTATAAATAATCAAATCTTCTGCCATTTTTTTAACATATGGTTTTCTACTTGGTTTTTGAATCTCTTTTAATGCCTCTTTCATAAAATCATCTGTTTTTTTATAATAATGATTAAATTCATCTATCTCTTTTTGTACTGGATTATTTAAATAATCTTTAACATTCATACGTACCATTAACATATTTGCTTGTACTCTACCAGCAAGAACACTATCTCTAGCCATTTCTCTATAATTTGTAAAGCCTTTTGATGATTTCGATACTCCATAATTACTATAACCAGCTAATCCAGCTACTAACAAAGCTATTAATAAAAAAGATCCTATCAATTTGAACTTTATCGATAAATTATTTATCATAATTTTTCCTTACTATTTACATATTATTTATCCTAAGAATAACTGATAAAAATGAAAAATAAATGAAAAATAACTTTATAAGTGCAGTAATTCAGTCATATTTAAGAAAAAGTATATTTTTTGATAAAGTTGATTTATAGTTTGTTAGTGATATTATTTTATTTTTTAAAGGATTTATTATTAGTTTAGAACCATGTAGAATGTGCAAAGCAGAAATTGAATCAAAAATAAGACAATGTCCTTACTGTGGAACATTAAATCCAACAGTAAAGCTCAAAGAGATATTTATTGGAATTGCAGGTGTCCTATTTTTTATGTCTATAGTAACCTACTTTGTAAATAATTAAAAGTATCTATTTTTTTAGAATACCTAATAACAAACCAACACCTAATCCAATAAAGTGTGCATACCAAGCAATAGGAAGTCCTATTAATAAAGGTGCTACGGAGATTATTAATACCCAAGTAATTATACCTTTTCGTTGATATCTATCAAAATATGCATAAAATCCTAAAAGTACACAAATTGCACCTGAAGCACCAACTAAATTAACTTGATTATCTAAAAAATAAATATATGCAAAGCTTAAAATAGAAGTTAATAATCCACCAAATAAATAAACTATTAAAAAGCCTTTTTTCCCAAATATTTTTTCAATCGGATTTCCAAATTGGTAAAGAACAAACATATTCATACCAAGATGCCCTAATCCACCATGTGCAAACATTGAACTTAATGGTTGCCAAAAAAATCCACCTTCAACAAAATACATA contains:
- a CDS encoding rhomboid family intramembrane serine protease is translated as MFKSKDFTLTNITIVLTVIMYLLQTNINYGSLYMGLNMYFVEGGFFWQPLSSMFAHGGLGHLGMNMFVLYQFGNPIEKIFGKKGFLIVYLFGGLLTSILSFAYIYFLDNQVNLVGASGAICVLLGFYAYFDRYQRKGIITWVLIISVAPLLIGLPIAWYAHFIGLGVGLLLGILKK